The DNA region GCCCTGCTGGCGACGAACTTCGGCAATGTTGTGGCCGAGTTTTCGGGTATCGCGGCGGCGGGTGAGTTATTCGGAATTTCGAAGTATCTGTCGGTTCCGATTGCGGCGTTTCTGGTGTGGATACTTGTGTTGAAGGCAAGCTACAGCACCATCGAGCGCGTGTTCCTGATAGCGGTGCTTTTTTATGTTGCATACATTATTGCCGGAGTTCAGGCGAAACCGGACTGGGCACGAGTCGGCGAAGCGCTGGTGACACCGAGTCTTTCAGGCGGCAACGCGTACCTGCTGATGATTATCGGCGTGATAGGCACGACCATCGCGCCGTGGATGCAGTTTTATCAGCAGGCGAGCGTGGTGGAAAAGGAGATACCGCTTAAGTATTACCGGTATTCCCGGATTGACACCATTGTAGGCGGCATCGGAGTCAGCGTGATTGCGATGTTTATTGTGGTCGTGTGCGCGCAGACGATTCATCCGACGGGAATTCACATCGAAGAGGCCGCGCAAGCGGCACAGGCACTGGCTCCGGTGGCCGGAGAATTCGCGGCGATATTATTTGGCTTCGGCTTGTTGAATGCGAGCTTGTTTGGCGCTTCCATTTTACCGATGTCCACCAGTTACACGATTTGTGAAGCGATGGGCTGGGAATCGGGAGTCAAGTATAAGTTTGACGAAGCGAAGCAGTTTTACATTATTTACACGGCGCTGAT from bacterium includes:
- a CDS encoding Nramp family divalent metal transporter; the encoded protein is MTSLLSKWTKQASPAWTRFLLFLSIMGPGLITANVDNDAGGITTYSQAGAHFGLTVLWIFIPMTVALIMIQEMSNRMGVVTGKGLSDLIRETFGVRWTFYLMMALLATNFGNVVAEFSGIAAAGELFGISKYLSVPIAAFLVWILVLKASYSTIERVFLIAVLFYVAYIIAGVQAKPDWARVGEALVTPSLSGGNAYLLMIIGVIGTTIAPWMQFYQQASVVEKEIPLKYYRYSRIDTIVGGIGVSVIAMFIVVVCAQTIHPTGIHIEEAAQAAQALAPVAGEFAAILFGFGLLNASLFGASILPMSTSYTICEAMGWESGVKYKFDEAKQFYIIYTALIVLGAAFVLIPGLPLIRVMFLSQVVNGVLLPFILIPMLIMVNKKSLMDEYVNGPVYNVICWVMVVVLSGLSLVYFGGLVIG